The DNA segment GAAGTGGTGGTTGAAGCTCCTTTTGAAATGCCGGCCATCAAAATACCGGATTTCAGTAATTGCAAGAAACTGTCCATTATTGATTTTGGTGCCATAAAAGGGAACAAGGAGAAAACGTCAGCGGCCATCAATAAAGCCATCAATAAAGCCAATAAAATGGGTGGCGGAATAGTTGTCATTCCCGAGGGAGAATGGTTAACAGCCAAAATTCATTTCAAAAGCAATGTCAATCTGCATTTGAATAAAGGGGCAATCCTGCTTTTTTCCGAAGCCCCAAAGGATTATTTGCCGGCTGTTCACAGCACTTGGGAAGGATATGAATGCATGAATTTTTCCCCGCTGATTTATGCATACCAATGCAAAAATATCGCCATCACGGGAGAAGGAGAATTAAAAGCCAAAATGGATGTTTGGAAAATATGGTTCAAACGTCCAAAAGGCCACATGGAAAGCCTGAAAAGATTATACTATTTGGCTTCTTACAACAAAACAATGGAAGAGCGACAAATGGTCAATGACAGCGCCAATTTCCGTCCTCAATTCATCCAGTTCAATCGTTGCGAAAACATTTTGATGGATGGAGTTTCCATAACCAACAGCCCTTTTTGGACGATTCATCCTTTTCTTTCCAAGAACGTTATTCTTCGAAACCTGAAAGTTTACGCACACGGCCATAACAACGACGGTGTGGATCCAGAAATGAGTCAAAACGTGTTGATTGAAAATTGTGTTTTTGATCAAGGTGACGATGCCATTGCAATTAAATCGGGTTGCGGTAAAGGTGCTTGGTTATTGAATACACCGTCTAAAAACATTGTCATCCGAAACTGTACCGTCAAAAATGGGCATCAATTGGTAGCCATCGGAAGTGAATTATCGGGTGGTGTCGAAAATGTTTTTGTCGATAAATGCACGGTCGTGGACGGTGCCAAATTGAACCATTTGCTGTTCATAAAAACCAACGAGCGCAGGGGAGGATACGTGAAAAATATTTACATGAGCAATGTTGTTTCTGGAAAAATCGACCTAGGAATCCTGGGGATTGAAACAGATGTCTTGTACCAATGGCGGGATTTGGTTCCAACTATTGAACGAAGACTTACCCTGATTAAAAATATTTATCTCGAAAACGTAAAAGCTACCGACGTGAAATTCATTTCGAGAGTATTGGGTCAAAAAGAACTGCCCGTGGAAAATGTATTTATGAAGAATGTTCACGCCGATTTGATTCAAGGAAACATACACGAAAATATCTTGAATTTTGAGAATCGGAATTAAGAAATAAAAACATTGAAATAAGAAGCTAAAATATAATCAAAAATGGATTGCGTAGCATTTGTAGTCTTTCCATTTTTAAACTAATAAAAAGATGTCTTCAAATAAAATTATGCAACACAGTGAAGCCGCTGCCATTTTTAACAAAGATGAAAAAAGGGTAGATTGGCACGACGAAACCCTATGGTTTGTTCGTGAAAAGAGGGATAAAGCCGCACATCAAATTCCGGATTGGGAATTGCTTCGCGAAACTGCTTCGCAAATCAAAAACAATGTGCTTTCGAATATCAATGATTATTTGGTTGAATTTGAAGCCAATGCTTTGAAAAACGGTATCATTGTGCATTGGGCTGCGGATGGAGCCGAGCACAATAAAATTGTTCATTCCATAATGGAAAAACACGGCGTGAAGCAGATGGTCAAGTCCAAATCGATGCTTACCGAAGAATGTCACCTGAACGAATATTTGGCCGAAAAAGGAATAGACGTCATCGATTCCGATTTGGGAGAACGCATCGTCCAACTTCGACAAGAACCGCCTAGCCATATCGTTTTGCCTGCCATTCACCTTAAAAAGCAGGATGTAAGCGAAACTTTTCACGAACATCTGGGCACCGAAAAAGGAAACAACGACCCACAATATTTAACCGAAGCTGCAAGAATGCACCTCAGGGACACTTTCCTTACCAGAAAAGTGGCCTTGACGGGAGTCAATTTTGCCATTGCCGAAACGGGAGAAATCGTGGTTTGCACCAATGAAGGAAATGCCGATATGGGCGTTCACCTTGCCGACGTGCATATTGCCTGCATGGGTTTCGAAAAAATAATTCCACAACGCAAACACTTGGGCGTTTTCTTGAGATTGTTGGCCAGAAGTGCCACGGGACAACCGATTACCACTTTTTCGAGCCATTTCAAAAAACCAAGAGACGGAAAAGAAATGCACATTGTTATTGTTGACAATGGCAGAACCACACAATTGGGAAGACCCGATTTCAGGAATTCCTTGAAATGTATCCGTTGTGGGGCTTGCATGAATACCTGTCCGGTTTACAGAAGAAGTGGCGGACACAGTTACCATACCGCGGTTGCGGGACCGATCGGTTCCATATTGGCACCAAATCTCGACATGAGCAAGAATGCCGATTTGCCTTTTGCCAGTACGCTTTGCGGTTCTTGCACGAATGTTTGTCCCGTGAAAATCGACATTCACGACCAATTGTACAAATGGCGTCAAGTGTTGGTGAAACAAGGCTATACGCCAACTGCAAAAACCATGGCAATGAAAGGAATGTCGGCTGTTTTGTCCAATCCAATGGTGTTTGATTTGGCTGGAAAAATGGGAAGGTTCGTGATTAAAAACGCGCCTTTTATAGTGAACAACAGCTTGAATGCTTGGTACAAACAAAGAGAAATGCCGGCGCCACCAGAAGAATCCTTCAGGGAATGGTACAAGAAAAACGGAAAAGAATTTAAAGGAAAAGATAATGAGTAGCAGAGCCAGTATTTTAGAAAAAGTAAAACAAAACCAACCTTCAACGGTTAGTGAATTACCCAATCTGACTTTTTTGGGGTTGGACACTTTTGACATTCTCGAAAAGTACAAAACCGTTCTGAAAGGTATTGGAGGCGATTTTGTGGAAGTAAAAGATTACGATGCCATAATTGACTTTGTCAAGAAAAATTATGCCACTGATAAACGAATGATAACGACTGTTCCTGAACTTTCAGAAATTGCGACAATGGATTGGTTCAATGATGATCCCCATTCTTTGGAAGATGTAGAATTGACTTTGGTCAAAGCCCATTTTGGCGTTGCCGAAAATTCGGCTCTTTGGGTAACAGACGATATTTTGGGACAAAGAGTTTCGACTTTTATTCCACAATATTTGGCCATAATCGTCAATAAAGAAGACATCGTGGCCACGATGCATCAAGCTTATGAGCGAATCGGAGATCAAGAATATGGTTTTGGGACTTTCATTGCCGGACCATCCAAAACTGCCGATATTGAACAATCATTGGTGTTGGGCGCTCACGGTGCCAGAGGATTGACAGTGTTTTTGATGGAGTAGAAACCCGATAATTTATAAAAGTAAAAAGCTATACCGATTTTCGATATAGCTTTTTACTTTTGAAGAGATTTGAAAAAATACATTTTAGAGCAGAGCACCTTACTTTATGCTTTCTTGAGTTAGCTTACTCTTTTTTCAAAGCAGCAATAACATCAGCCGAAACCTTGATCACGGTGCCATGACGTGTTCCTTGGGGAAAACTGACTTGCTCCGAAATGTCTTCCCAGCCTTTGGCAGTTTGTTTTACGGCGCCATATTTTTTCTGGGTATATTTGTCAAAATAGACCACCCATTTGCCATCGATTTGGGTTGCCGTTGGGCCTTCTGCCCAATATTTGCCAGTGATTGGTTCACTTGCTTTAGTGTAAGGGCCTTCGAGATTTTTGCTGGTGGCTATTTTTAAATTTTTCTGGACCGGTACTTTTGTTTCATCCTTCAAGAACATGGTGTATCCTTTTTCATCTTTTACGATGGAAGCGTCGATGACATTGAAACCGGGTTCGTAAAGTAATTTGGTTTTTTTGAATTTCTTGAAATCTTTGGTTGTGGTGTAATAAATTCGGTGATTGTATCCTTTTTCTTCAGTAGATTGTGTTTCCAAAAATTTCCCTTCAATGGTGGATGCCCAATAAATCATGTAGGTTTTTGAATTTTCGTCATAAGTGATTTCTGGAGCCCAAGTGTTTCTTGATTTTTCTTCGTGTGCCATCACGGGCAAAAATTCTTGTTTAGACCAATGGATTAGGTCTTTGGAAGAAGCATAACCAATGCCGTTGTCTGTCCAGCTATCCGTCCAAACCATGTGATACAAACCATCTCCGCCTTTGATGACGCAAGGATCACGCATTAATTTGTCTTTGCCAACTTCTGGAGTCAAAAAAGAGGCATCTTTTTTTAAAGTTTCCCATTTATATCCGTCTTCGCTGTAGGCCAAATGCAGGCCATCTTCGCCATTACCCTTGAAATATGTAAAAACATATCCTTCCGGTTTTGGAATAAAACCATTGGAAGCCAACCATTTTTCGCAGGCTTTTGGCCAATTTTTATTCGTTCCTTGAACTCCTAAACCAAAACCGTGTCCGCCATTTTCATAAATATGCATTTCGACCGGAACTTGGTGTTGTTTCAATGCCAAATAGTAGTTGATGCTGTTTTCAACTGGAACGGCTTTGTCATCTGTGGCGTGAACCAAAAATGTTTTAGGCGTTTCGGCTGTAACTTGTTTTTCGTTCGAGTAGTTGCCGATCATTTCACTGCTGACATTTTTACCCAAAAGATTCTCCTTGGAACCTTTGTGTGTAATGGCGTCTTCCATTGAAATTACTGGATAAATCAAGATCGAAAAATCTGGACGAGCACTAATATTGTCTTTGGATTCATACACTTTGTCGTTGTAATGCGTTGACAATGTCGATGCTAAATGTCCTCCAGCGGAAAAGCCTATAACGCCAATTTTTGCTGGATCAAGGTTCCATTCTTCAGCACGTCTTCGCAACGTTCTTATGGCTTCTTGTGCATCTTGAAGCGGCCCAACGGTTTTGTCTTTCATGATGACATCACTCGGCAATCTGTATTTAAGTACAAAAGCCGAAATTCCGATAGATTTGAACCATTCGGCGACTTTATCACCTTCTTTTTCGTGCGACAAAAGCGCATAGGCTCCTCCGGGGCAAATAATTACTGCTGCATTTTTGGAGATTTTGTTGTCTGCCAAGAAAATTTTCAAAGTAGGTTCCGTAACTTTTCGGATTCCGGTTATGTTTCCTTGGGCATCCAATCTAGGTTCCTGTTTGTAATCTGGTGCTTCAATGGCTCCTGGTATTTTGTCCCATAAAGGGATTTCCTTGTTTTGCGAAAAAGTCAAGGAAGTAAATCCCAAACTTAAAATCAATGCTAATTTTAAACTGCTATTTTTCATTTTGTTTTTTATAAAATTCTATTTCCACGATGCGTAATTGACCTTTGGCATCTACTGCTGTTTTGTCTTTAAATAAGTCTAAATCTTTGGTGGCTTCTACTTCAACAATTTTGCTGAAACCGTCTTTTTCGGTATTGGATCCAATCAATTCTATTTTGATGTTTTGGGCGAGAACGGGTTCCAATGGAATGGTGATGTAGCCTAAACTTTGAACCGTATATCCTTTATACACTTCTTTTCCGTCTGCTAAAATACGAATTGGATAGCTTTTAGACCGCCATCCGGTTAATTTTATTACACATTCATTTACTATTGATGGTTTCGAAAGGGTATAAGTGATGGAAGCCGTGTTGGTTTTGCCGTCATTTTTCCATTCGGTCAATTCGTTGTCGTCATAACTTTTGAAAGTATCTGCATTATTCGATGGCGAACTGGCATTTATAATTGCAACAGGACTTCTTTTGATTGCATAAGAAGATGTTTTTGGCGTTGGACCTCTTTCTAAATTGGGAGCCAAATTTGTTCCCGGCAATAGTTTCGAAAGTCCATTATCCACTTTGATGGCTTGGCTTTCAAAAGTTAATTCCGCTGATTGCAATCCTTTGGCCGTTGCCGAAATGTATATTTTTCCAGCTTGTGTTAATGATTGAAGCATCACTCGATTAATCCCATTTTCGACAGGAATGTTTTTGGAAAGAATATAATTATTCGGGCCTTGTGCAATGCCTCCCAACCAAGTTGCCGAGCCATCAACGCTAAACGAAATCAGGTCGTTGCTGATAGGACAACGGTCTCCGTTTTTGTCCAACACTTCAACATCTATGAAGGCAACATCGGCTCCATCGGCCAAGAATCCTTTGGGTTGGGTATTCAGTTTTAGTTTGATTTGAGCCGGAGCTTCAACTGTTTTTTTGGAATCTTCGCTTAGAACAGTTCCTTTTTCATCATAGCCAATGGCTTTGATTGTTCCCGATTTATAGGCGATATTGTCAAAAGTAAACAGAAATTGATGGCTTTGTTTTCCAAAACCTTGCGAAATGCCATTCACAAAAAGTTCCACTTTGGTAGCTGTCGAAACTACATAAATGTTTTTCACGACGGCATCGGCATAGTTCCAATGACCCATAATGTGCGTGCGGTGTTTTTCGATATCGACCCAGCCGTCCCACATTACTTGGTGTGCAAAAAAACCGTCTTTCGGAATGCGCATCGCATCTACTTCGCCACTGGTTCTGTAATTTGATTCACCTCTGTGATGCGTATTGGAATCCGAAAAAATAATGTTTACACCTCCTGAATTGACTCTTTTTCCAGTGCCGGGTCTTTCCCTGAAATAATCGTACCAACGTACAACATCTTCTATGGCGTGGCGGTCTTGATTGTGATTGTAATCTTCTGCAGGCTGGTCGCGATACAAAGGTCCTGCACCTTCTTTGTGAAAAGGTGGGGAGAATTCGTCCCAGTATTTGCGCAAGCCTTCATCTCTTGAATATTCGGTAGCCCACAATGGTTTTTGCGCGCTTTTGTTGATATAAAGCATTTCTCCACCATATTCCGCTTCTTTGCTGTCGAGCATTTCACGTGAACCGATGGCACGTCCGCCAAAAGGGTCGAAGGTGTTTCGGATGGTTTTCATTTCGAGCATGTGTTCCTCACTGATGGATTCATTGCCGCTTTCGTAAAAAATAATACTCGGATTGTTACGGTTGTAAATGATGGCATCGCGCATCAGATTGACACGCTGAATCCATTGTTCGCCTTTGGCATCTTTTTCGGCGTCACCGGCGGGCATTGCTTGCATCAGCCCGACTCGGTCGCAGGATTCTACGTCTTGTTTCCAAGGGGTGACGTGCATCCAACGCACCAAATTTCCGTTGCCTTCGACAATTAATTTATTGCTGAAATCGCTCAGCCAAGCAGGAACCGACATTCCGATGGCCGGCCATTCGTTGCTGGTTCTTTGTGCATAGCCTTTTACTTGAATCACTCTGTCGTTGAGCCAAATTTCTCCGTTTTTGAACTCCGTTTTTCGGAAACCGGTTTTGGTCGAAACTTCGTCAATGATTTTTCCATCCACTTTCAAAATGGTTTTCACGGTATATAAATAACCGTAACCCCAACTCCAGAAATGCAAGTTGTTGACCAAATTATTGGCTTTTATGATTTTGGTTTCGTTGGGTTGAATTGTAGTTTTTTTACCAGAGAAAGAAGCAATTTTTTTTCCGTCAATATCTTCGACAACTACATTGTATTCCACAGTTTTGGCAACTCCATATTCATTGCGAACTTCTGTTTCGGCATTGATGGTGGCACTTTCTGCTTTGATGTCAATATTGGAAGCATAGACGTAAACTCCCGAGGTTTTTAGATTGGAATAGAGTGGGAGGGTTTGGTATAATTTGTCGGTGATGTGCAGATAAACATTTTTGGGAATGCCGCCATAATTGGCATTGAAATTCATGTTGTTCCACTGGTAGGTCGAGTTTGTGGACATTTCTCGGTATTTCCAGTCGTTGTCAATTCGAAGTGCCACCGTGTTTTCTTGTGGAAAAGGTTTGACGATGTTGGAAACGTCAAAGCCAAAAGCCATCACACCATTTTCGTGCAATCCCACTTTTTGTCCGTTGACATAAATCACGCCGCCTTGGCGAATGCCTTCAAATTCCAGGAAAATTTTCTTGTCCTTGATTCCTTTGGGGAGCTTGAATTTTTTTCGATACCAAACGATGCCCGTGCTGTGGTGGTCGATGTCTTTTTCGAAAGCTTCTTCCTGATTGTAGGCGTGCGGAAGGGTTACTTTTCTCCAATCGGCATCATCGAAAACAGGAGATTCCGCATTTGCGAAATCTCCTGTTTTTAGTTTCCAATCGGCGTTGAAATTGTATTTTTCCCTCTTGAATTCTTGTGAAAATAAAGCGGTATTGATGAGTAGTAAAGCAAAGAACAATAGTGCTTTTTTCATGATTTTTTTTTTATGGCGCTATGCGTGAGGGATGGCAGTGGAGCTCTTTTTTTATGAATTGCCACGGGTTTAAACCCGTGGCAATTCATAAAAAAAGCGGGAACGTACAGCCCGACCCGTAGTTTTTACGGAGGGTCACGCCCAAATTAATATATGAGTTTTATTTCATTTTGTAAATTTCGGAACCTGCCAACAAGAAACAGCCCAATCCATAATCTTCGAAATCAGGAATTTTGTCATACGAAAGTGGTTGTCCGTCTTTTGGTTCTTTACCCGTGGATTGAAGAAAGCCCAAGAATCCGTTTTCGTGCAAACTTTCTTTGATCATGGCATTCCATGCTTTTTGGATTACGGGCAAGTAGGTTTCTTTTTTCAAAATTCCGCTGTTAACTCCATAAGCCATTCCGTAAACGAAAAGTGCAGTTCCAGAGGTTTCTTTTTCACCAAAATTTGTCGGATCGTGCAAACTTACATTCCAAAAACCATCGGCGCGTTGTACTTTGACCAATGCTTCCGACATTGCTTTCAAATCTTTCACGTATTGTTCCCTGTGGGGTGCGTTTTCTGGAATTATGGTCAAGACTTTGGCCAAAGCCGCAATTACCCAGCCATTGCCGCGACTCCAATAGCAATCTTCGCCGTTTGGTTCTTTGTACGGTGGATCGAAATCGGCATCACGCCACCACAGGCCGTCTTTTGGATTGTACAGTCCGTGGTCGCCGTGTTTGTCTCTTGAATACATGTACATTTGGTACATTTTTTCGAAATAGCGATTGTCTTTTTCGAGTACGCCCATTTTTGCAAAAACCGGCATCCCCATCTGGATGGCGTCAATCCAAGACCAATCGTCGAGTTGAGGCGTATTCAACAACATGTTCATGGTAGCTCTTGTGCTTTTCAATTTTTTGGAATCTGGTTCCAAATTGTACAAATCGATATAGGTTTGTGCAGCGCAATAATCGTCGGCATTGCGGTTTGCACTTCCGTTCCTGAATCCCCATTTGTGAAATTCAGACCAATCATAAGCATAGTTGTAATAGGTTTCTTTAGGGTATATTTCATACAATGCCATCAGTCCTTCATAATACACACCGCGCGTCCAAATATTGCTGGGACGTTCCTTGTTGGTCACGATGGTTTTGCCCACTTCCGGCCATTTTTGCATGAAATAATCGTTGGCAAGCATCATTTGTTTTAGCACTAATTTTTTGTCAAAAGGTTCCTGAGCGCTTGAACTGCTTGTGTATAAAAAGCATATAGCGAAAAATAAAAGTAATTTTCTCATTTTAATATTCGTTATTTAAGAATTAGTTTTGTTTTAAAGGGGTGATGGTAATAGGGCCCAACAATCCGGAAGGCATCGGGCTCCATTTTGTGGCGTCAAATTTATTATAATCTTTGTCGACCATGTTTATTTCATAAAAAATCTTCCATTCCTGGCCTTTTGACTCCATGTCACGAACTCGATTGGCGGATAGATTGGTCACTTGAATTTTTAGGGTGTTTTTTCCGGGTTTTAATTTTCCGATGTTCAATTGATAAGGAACCGACCAAGCCGTTCCTATAAATTTGTCGTTTAGCCACACTTTGGCGCTTTCGCGAACATCACCCAAATTCAAACTCCAGTTTTCGGTTTTGCTGTTTGGGTTATCAAATACTAGACCATAAGTGGCACTTCCCGAAAAAGCTTCGGCTTCAGGGCTTAATTTTGTCCAAGATTCCAGATTGGAAACCGTTGCCGCCGGTGGCAATTGTGGCCCGCCTTTGTCGAAATTAATTTGCCATTTTCCGTTCAAGGGAATGGCTTCGGCAGTGGCTTCATAATAGTTCCATTTTTTTTGCGAAGCGGTGTTTTCCGTTTTCAAGAAATAGGATTGTCCCGGTTCGATTTTGAGTTTCACCAAGGTGGTGTTGGCTGTTTTTTGTACCATGGCATTTCCATAATCCCTGTTCAATGGGTCGAAAATCACGACTTCTTTATTGCCGATTTGCAACGGAATGAAGCCTTCAATTGTTTTGGACGAATGATTGACCAAATAGTATATTTTTTCACCATCGATGGTTCTTCGAGTGTATTTTAAACCAGTGTTTACAAGCGTTTCAGGATATATTTGGGCATCTTCCAAAGTTTTGAAAACATCCGAAACTGGAGTTACGGAAACTTTGTTGGCAGCCAAAATAGTTAGAAGTTCTTGCTCTTGTTTTTTGTAATCGTGAAATCCGGGAACCGATTCCGGCAATCCTTCAAAGATGATTTTGGCACCCGCTTTTTGCAATTCGATTAGTTTTTGCAAAGTGGTCAAAGGCATTTTTTTGCAAGACGGAACAACCAACGATTTGAAAGTTCCGCCCGGCAAACTGATATTTCCGTCCACCACTTTGGCTTGGGCGATGAAATTGTCGGAGATAAAATCTACTCCGTATCCTTTTTTCATCAAGCTTTTAGTCGTGTCGTAGAAAGAAGTTTCATACAACCATTCGGATAAGGAATGTATTTTGAATTGAAAAAACAAAGACCCTTTTTGGTATTTGTCCCAGGTGTCGAAAATAGGCCAGTAAAGCAATATTTCATTGTCTGCTTTTCCTTGTTGCAGCATCGATTGGCAGTTGGCAATATAAGAAAACAGGGATGGAGCGTCTTCCCAAATGCTGTTGTTGGCATTAAAATTGACCGAGGCATAAAATTTCCAACCCGGCCATTTGGCACGCTCTGGCGAATAGGTTGAACCGTGAAGGAAAATATGGTTGACTCCGTTCAGCATCAAATCTTCCGCTTCGGGTTTGCATTGCGATAAAGCGGTTTTAAAATGCTCGCGCAACCACGTAAATGTTTCGGATGAAACCAGTGGTTTTCCTGCAATATGGGCGGCTGATGACGAGAATTTCAACATTACCGGATCGGCATCGCCTTCGCGAATGTCTCCTTTTTCGCGTCTAAAGCCGGGAATGTCAAAAGGCATGGAGCCAAAAGTTTCGCATTCCGGAATATCTGCCGATGCATATAAATCGATCAAATTTCCAGGCGAACCGTGGGCTTGCAGTTTGGTTTTGAAGTTTTTTTCGTTGGCCCATTTCGTCCAAGATTTGTCAAATTTATTCAACAACAAATCGGATAGGGTTTGTCTGTAATCACTTTTGATTCGGTTGCCTATTTCATTGTCGGTTTCGTTGAGTAAAAGCGGCAATTGTTCTTTTAAATCATAGCCTCTCAGGGTTTTGAATTCTTCGAAAAAACGGGGCGTAAAATCGGTGCCATACACTTCGTAACTGTCGTTGAAAATGGCTCGAACTTTTCCTTCGCGTCCCTTGAAAGCATTGTTGAAAGGAACAATGTAAGCATTGAGTGCTTCTTCCGAATAGTGATCCAAGGTAAAACCTTTTCCTCCCGGAGCTGCTCTTTTCACTTGTTGGCCGGTTTTGCCGCTAAAAACGGCGTATAAAGTATAATCTGTTTTTTTTGCTTTCCATTTAAGCAGATTTTCTTTTACGAGATCGGTCAGGT comes from the Flavobacterium limnophilum genome and includes:
- a CDS encoding glycosyl hydrolase → MRLKKQYLHIFITFLLASSAFAQETTISPWPKTTNTNQPWARWWWMGSAVDKPGLKKSLVDFHDAGIGGVEITPIYGVKGEENNFIDYLSPKWMEMLDYTIHVADSLHMQVDMVLGTGWPYGGSHVTLPHAATKLIVEKYQIKKNETFDRKIEISDTKEKTPAQLLYVVAYGSNGTYANLTDLVKENLLKWKAKKTDYTLYAVFSGKTGQQVKRAAPGGKGFTLDHYSEEALNAYIVPFNNAFKGREGKVRAIFNDSYEVYGTDFTPRFFEEFKTLRGYDLKEQLPLLLNETDNEIGNRIKSDYRQTLSDLLLNKFDKSWTKWANEKNFKTKLQAHGSPGNLIDLYASADIPECETFGSMPFDIPGFRREKGDIREGDADPVMLKFSSSAAHIAGKPLVSSETFTWLREHFKTALSQCKPEAEDLMLNGVNHIFLHGSTYSPERAKWPGWKFYASVNFNANNSIWEDAPSLFSYIANCQSMLQQGKADNEILLYWPIFDTWDKYQKGSLFFQFKIHSLSEWLYETSFYDTTKSLMKKGYGVDFISDNFIAQAKVVDGNISLPGGTFKSLVVPSCKKMPLTTLQKLIELQKAGAKIIFEGLPESVPGFHDYKKQEQELLTILAANKVSVTPVSDVFKTLEDAQIYPETLVNTGLKYTRRTIDGEKIYYLVNHSSKTIEGFIPLQIGNKEVVIFDPLNRDYGNAMVQKTANTTLVKLKIEPGQSYFLKTENTASQKKWNYYEATAEAIPLNGKWQINFDKGGPQLPPAATVSNLESWTKLSPEAEAFSGSATYGLVFDNPNSKTENWSLNLGDVRESAKVWLNDKFIGTAWSVPYQLNIGKLKPGKNTLKIQVTNLSANRVRDMESKGQEWKIFYEINMVDKDYNKFDATKWSPMPSGLLGPITITPLKQN